In Bacillus toyonensis BCT-7112, a single window of DNA contains:
- the purL gene encoding phosphoribosylformylglycinamidine synthase II codes for MSLMLEPNPTQIKEERIYAEMGLTDEEFAMVEKILGRLPNYTETGLFSVMWSEHCSYKNSKPVLRKFPTTGERVLQGPGEGAGIVDIGDNQAVVFKMESHNHPSAIEPYQGAATGVGGIIRDVFSMGARPVALLNSLRFGELQSPRVKYLFEEVVAGIAGYGNCIGIPTVGGEVQFDPCYEGNPLVNAMCVGLINHEDIKKGQAHGAGNTVMYVGASTGRDGIHGATFASEELSESSEAKRPAVQVGDPFMEKLLIEACLELIQSDALVGIQDMGAAGLTSSSAEMASKAGMGIEMYLDDVPQRETGMTPYEMMLSESQERMLIVIKKGREQEIVDLFEKYGLAAVTMGKVTEDKMLRLFHKGEMVAEVPADALAEEAPIYHKPSKEAAYFAEFQQMKVETPQVEDYKETLFALLQQPTIASKEWVYDQYDYQVRTSTVVTPGSDAAVVRVRGTEKGLAMTTDCNSRYIYLDPETGGKIAVAEAARNIVCSGGEPLAITDCLNFGNPEKLEIFWQIEKSVDGMSEACRTLQTPVIGGNVSMYNERSGEAVYPTPTVGMVGLVHDLKHVTTQEFKQAGDLVYVIGETKAEFGGSELQKMVHGKIFGQSPSIDLDVELKRQKQVLEAIQAGLVQSAHDVAEGGLAVAISESAIGANGLGATVKLDGEATAVLFAESQSRFVLTVKRENKEAFEKVVEAIQVGAVTDTNEVTIHNEENEVLLTANVDEMRQAWKGAIPCLLK; via the coding sequence ATGTCGTTAATGCTTGAACCAAATCCAACACAAATTAAAGAAGAGCGTATATATGCGGAAATGGGGCTAACAGACGAAGAGTTTGCCATGGTTGAAAAGATTCTAGGCCGTTTGCCGAATTATACAGAAACAGGTTTATTCTCTGTAATGTGGTCTGAACATTGTAGTTATAAAAATTCAAAACCAGTTCTTCGCAAGTTCCCAACAACAGGTGAGCGTGTCCTGCAAGGCCCTGGAGAAGGCGCTGGAATTGTAGATATCGGTGATAATCAAGCGGTTGTATTTAAAATGGAAAGCCATAACCATCCTTCTGCTATTGAACCATATCAAGGAGCAGCAACAGGCGTTGGTGGTATTATCCGTGACGTATTCTCTATGGGAGCACGTCCAGTAGCTCTATTAAACTCACTTCGCTTCGGTGAACTACAATCACCACGTGTGAAATATTTATTTGAAGAAGTAGTAGCAGGAATCGCAGGATACGGTAACTGCATCGGTATTCCTACTGTTGGTGGCGAAGTACAATTCGATCCATGTTACGAAGGAAATCCACTTGTAAATGCAATGTGCGTAGGTTTAATTAACCACGAGGATATTAAAAAAGGGCAAGCACACGGTGCTGGCAATACAGTAATGTACGTAGGAGCATCAACTGGTCGTGACGGTATTCACGGTGCAACATTCGCATCTGAAGAACTATCTGAAAGCTCAGAAGCGAAACGTCCGGCAGTTCAAGTAGGAGATCCATTTATGGAGAAACTTCTTATCGAAGCATGTTTAGAACTTATTCAGTCTGATGCACTTGTTGGAATTCAAGATATGGGAGCTGCTGGTTTAACTTCATCTTCTGCAGAAATGGCAAGTAAAGCAGGTATGGGTATTGAAATGTACTTAGATGATGTACCACAGCGTGAAACGGGAATGACACCATATGAAATGATGCTATCTGAATCACAAGAGCGTATGTTAATTGTTATCAAAAAAGGTAGAGAGCAAGAAATAGTAGATTTATTTGAGAAGTATGGTCTTGCAGCAGTTACGATGGGGAAAGTAACGGAAGACAAAATGCTTCGCTTATTCCATAAAGGTGAAATGGTAGCTGAAGTACCAGCAGATGCTCTTGCAGAAGAAGCGCCAATTTATCATAAACCATCAAAAGAAGCAGCATACTTTGCTGAGTTCCAGCAGATGAAAGTGGAAACACCGCAAGTAGAAGATTATAAAGAAACGTTATTCGCTTTACTACAACAACCGACAATTGCAAGTAAAGAGTGGGTATATGATCAATATGATTATCAAGTACGCACAAGCACAGTTGTTACACCAGGTTCAGATGCAGCGGTTGTACGTGTACGCGGTACAGAAAAAGGATTAGCAATGACGACAGATTGTAACTCTCGCTATATTTACTTAGATCCAGAAACGGGCGGTAAAATTGCAGTAGCAGAGGCAGCGCGTAATATCGTATGTTCTGGTGGAGAGCCACTTGCAATTACAGATTGCTTAAACTTTGGTAACCCAGAAAAACTGGAAATCTTCTGGCAAATTGAGAAATCGGTAGATGGTATGAGTGAAGCTTGTCGCACATTACAAACGCCAGTTATTGGCGGAAACGTATCGATGTATAACGAGCGTAGTGGTGAAGCGGTATATCCAACACCGACTGTTGGGATGGTTGGTCTTGTCCATGATTTAAAACATGTAACAACACAAGAATTTAAGCAAGCTGGCGATTTAGTGTACGTAATTGGAGAGACGAAAGCTGAATTTGGTGGAAGTGAATTACAGAAAATGGTCCACGGCAAAATTTTCGGCCAATCACCAAGTATCGATCTAGATGTAGAATTAAAACGCCAAAAACAAGTATTAGAAGCAATTCAAGCTGGCCTTGTTCAATCGGCACATGATGTTGCTGAAGGTGGTTTAGCAGTTGCAATTTCTGAAAGTGCAATTGGTGCTAACGGTTTAGGTGCTACTGTGAAATTAGACGGTGAAGCAACGGCGGTATTATTTGCGGAATCACAATCTCGCTTCGTTCTAACTGTAAAACGTGAAAACAAAGAAGCGTTCGAGAAAGTCGTCGAAGCAATTCAAGTTGGAGCAGTGACAGATACAAATGAGGTAACAATTCATAATGAAGAAAATGAAGTATTACTTACAGCAAATGTAGATGAAATGAGACAGGCTTGGAAAGGGGCAATCCCATGCTTGCTGAAATAA
- the purF gene encoding amidophosphoribosyltransferase: MLAEIKGLNEECGVFGIWGHENAAQVSYYGLHSLQHRGQEGAGIVVNNGEKIVGHKGLGLISEVFSRGELEGLNGKSAIGHVRYATAGGSEVANVQPLLFRFSDHSMALAHNGNLINAKMLRRELEAEGSIFQTSSDTEVLLHLIKRSTKDSLIESVKEALNKVKGAFAYLLLTGNEMIVALDPNGFRPLSIGKMGDAYVVASETCAFDVVGATYIRDVEPGELLIINDEGIHVDRFTNEVDHAICSMEYIYFARPDSNIAGINVHAARKNMGKRLAAEAPIEADVVTGVPDSSISAAIGYAEATGIPYELGLIKNRYVGRTFIQPSQELREQGVKMKLSAVRGVVEGKRVVMIDDSIVRGTTSKRIVRMLREAGATEVHVRIASPPLKYPCFYGIDIQTRKELIAANNTVEEIREMIGADSLTFLSEDGLVDAIGRPYEGKYGGLCMAYFNGDYPTALYDYEQELLESMK; the protein is encoded by the coding sequence ATGCTTGCTGAAATAAAGGGGTTAAATGAAGAATGTGGCGTCTTTGGAATTTGGGGGCATGAAAATGCGGCACAAGTTTCGTACTACGGATTGCACAGTTTGCAGCACCGTGGGCAAGAGGGCGCAGGCATTGTTGTAAATAATGGGGAAAAAATCGTCGGTCACAAGGGATTAGGTTTAATATCGGAAGTGTTCTCAAGAGGTGAGCTAGAAGGATTGAACGGAAAATCAGCAATCGGACACGTACGATACGCGACGGCTGGTGGAAGTGAAGTAGCTAACGTTCAACCATTATTATTCCGTTTTTCTGATCATAGTATGGCATTAGCTCATAACGGAAATTTAATTAATGCAAAAATGCTTCGCCGCGAATTAGAGGCAGAGGGAAGTATTTTTCAAACGAGTTCAGATACAGAAGTACTTTTACATCTTATTAAGCGTAGTACGAAAGATTCTTTAATTGAAAGTGTAAAAGAGGCACTAAATAAAGTGAAAGGTGCGTTTGCATACCTTTTACTAACTGGGAATGAAATGATTGTTGCGCTAGATCCGAATGGGTTCCGTCCTCTTTCAATTGGAAAGATGGGTGATGCTTACGTTGTAGCATCAGAAACATGTGCTTTCGATGTAGTAGGTGCAACATACATTCGTGATGTAGAACCGGGTGAATTACTTATCATCAATGATGAAGGAATTCACGTAGATCGTTTTACAAATGAAGTAGATCATGCAATTTGTAGTATGGAGTACATTTACTTTGCGCGTCCGGATTCTAATATCGCTGGTATTAATGTCCACGCAGCACGTAAAAACATGGGGAAACGTTTAGCGGCAGAAGCTCCTATTGAAGCTGATGTTGTTACTGGTGTACCAGATTCTAGTATTTCAGCTGCGATCGGTTATGCTGAGGCGACAGGTATTCCATATGAGTTAGGATTAATTAAAAATCGTTACGTTGGACGTACGTTTATTCAACCTTCTCAAGAACTGCGAGAGCAAGGGGTAAAGATGAAGCTTTCCGCAGTAAGAGGTGTAGTTGAGGGGAAACGAGTTGTTATGATTGACGACTCTATCGTAAGAGGAACGACAAGCAAACGAATTGTTCGTATGCTTCGTGAAGCTGGAGCGACAGAGGTTCATGTAAGAATTGCTTCACCGCCTCTAAAATATCCATGTTTCTATGGTATTGATATTCAAACGAGAAAAGAATTAATTGCAGCAAATAATACAGTAGAAGAAATCCGTGAAATGATCGGAGCGGATTCTTTAACATTTTTAAGTGAAGATGGATTAGTAGATGCAATTGGACGTCCATATGAAGGGAAATATGGCGGCCTATGTATGGCTTACTTCAATGGAGACTATCCAACAGCTCTTTATGATTATGAGCAAGAGCTTTTAGAAAGTATGAAATAA
- the purM gene encoding phosphoribosylformylglycinamidine cyclo-ligase: MANAYKQAGVDIEAGYEAVSRMKKHVQTTMRKEVLGGLGGFGGMFDLSKFALEEPVLVSGTDGVGTKLMLAFMADKHDTIGIDAVAMCVNDIVVQGAEPLFFLDYIACGKAEPSKIENIVKGISEGCRQAGCALIGGETAEMPGMYSTEEYDLAGFTVGIVDKKKIVTGEKIEAGHVLIGLASSGIHSNGYSLVRKVLLEDGELSLDRIYGRLELPLGEELLKPTKIYVKPILELLKKHEVYGMAHITGGGFIENIPRMLPEGIGAEIELGSWEIQPIFNLLQEVGKLEEKEMFNIFNMGIGMVVAVREEDAKDIVRLLEEQGETARIIGRTVQGDGVTFNGGTAL, encoded by the coding sequence ATGGCGAATGCATATAAGCAAGCAGGAGTAGATATTGAAGCTGGATATGAAGCGGTATCTCGCATGAAAAAACACGTACAAACAACAATGAGAAAAGAAGTACTAGGCGGTTTAGGCGGTTTTGGAGGTATGTTTGATCTATCAAAATTTGCATTAGAAGAACCTGTATTAGTATCTGGAACAGATGGCGTGGGAACAAAATTGATGCTCGCTTTTATGGCAGATAAACATGACACAATTGGTATTGATGCAGTAGCGATGTGTGTAAATGATATTGTTGTCCAAGGGGCAGAGCCGCTTTTCTTCCTTGATTATATTGCTTGTGGTAAAGCTGAACCTAGTAAAATTGAAAACATCGTCAAAGGTATATCAGAGGGCTGTCGCCAAGCTGGTTGTGCATTAATTGGTGGGGAAACAGCTGAAATGCCAGGAATGTATTCTACGGAAGAATACGATTTAGCTGGTTTTACAGTTGGGATTGTTGATAAAAAGAAAATTGTAACAGGTGAAAAGATTGAAGCTGGTCACGTATTAATTGGCTTAGCATCTAGCGGTATTCATAGTAATGGTTACTCTTTAGTACGAAAAGTGTTACTAGAAGATGGAGAACTATCTTTAGATCGCATTTATGGACGCTTAGAACTACCTCTTGGTGAGGAGTTATTAAAACCAACGAAAATTTATGTCAAACCTATTTTAGAACTATTGAAAAAACATGAAGTGTACGGTATGGCTCATATTACAGGTGGTGGATTCATTGAAAATATTCCACGTATGTTGCCAGAAGGAATTGGTGCTGAGATTGAACTTGGATCTTGGGAAATTCAGCCGATTTTCAATTTGCTTCAAGAAGTTGGGAAACTAGAAGAGAAAGAAATGTTCAATATTTTTAACATGGGTATTGGTATGGTAGTAGCGGTAAGGGAAGAAGATGCAAAAGATATTGTTCGTCTTCTTGAAGAGCAAGGAGAAACAGCTCGTATTATTGGTCGTACTGTACAAGGGGATGGCGTTACCTTCAATGGGGGCACAGCACTATGA
- the purN gene encoding phosphoribosylglycinamide formyltransferase, which produces MSRLAVFASGSGSNFQSLVNAVEEKRLDADISLLVCDKPEARVIGRAHYHHIPCFAFSAKAYESKEAFEKEILKKLEEYEIDYVILAGYMRLIGPTLLEAYGGKIINIHPSLLPSFPGKDAVGQALEAGVKVTGVTIHYVDAGMDTGPIIAQEAVVVSEGDTRESLQKKIQQVEHKLYVNTVNQIVQSVKEPTVN; this is translated from the coding sequence ATGAGTAGATTAGCAGTTTTTGCTTCTGGAAGCGGATCTAACTTTCAATCTCTCGTTAATGCGGTAGAAGAAAAGAGATTGGATGCAGATATTAGTTTATTAGTATGTGATAAACCAGAAGCACGCGTTATTGGACGGGCACATTATCATCATATCCCATGTTTCGCTTTTTCAGCGAAAGCATATGAGTCAAAAGAAGCATTTGAAAAAGAAATATTAAAGAAGCTAGAAGAGTATGAAATTGATTATGTTATTTTAGCTGGATATATGCGTTTAATTGGGCCAACTTTACTAGAAGCATATGGCGGGAAGATTATTAACATTCATCCATCACTACTACCGAGTTTCCCAGGGAAAGATGCTGTCGGTCAAGCGTTAGAAGCAGGTGTGAAAGTAACTGGAGTAACAATTCATTATGTAGATGCAGGTATGGATACAGGTCCAATTATTGCGCAAGAAGCAGTAGTTGTTTCTGAAGGTGATACGAGAGAAAGCTTACAAAAGAAAATTCAACAAGTTGAACATAAATTATACGTAAATACAGTGAATCAAATTGTTCAGTCTGTGAAAGAACCAACTGTTAACTAA
- the purH gene encoding bifunctional phosphoribosylaminoimidazolecarboxamide formyltransferase/IMP cyclohydrolase produces the protein MKKRALVSVSDKTGVVEFVKGLLEQGIEVISTGGTKKLLEENGLQVIGISEVTGFPEIMDGRVKTLHPNIHGGLLAVRDNETHVAQMNELGIQPIDFVVVNLYPFKETIAKPDVTFADAIENIDIGGPTMIRSAAKNHKFVSVIVDPVDYDVVLAELKENGEVKEETKRKLAAKVFRHTAAYDALISNYLTEQMGEESPETLTVTFEKKQDLRYGENPHQKATFYKAPFAATSSVAYAEQLHGKELSYNNINDADAALSIVKEFTEPAVVAVKHMNPCGVGVGTDIHEAYTRAYEADPVSIFGGIIAANREIDKATAEKLHEIFLEIVIAPSFSQEALEVLQSKKNLRLLTVNIEKATSASKKLTSVQGGLLVQEEDTLSLDENTISIPTKREPSEQEWKDLKLAWKVVKHVKSNAIVLANDNMTVGVGAGQMNRVGSAKIAITQAGEKAQGSALASDAFFPMPDTVEEAAKAGITAIIQPGGSIRDEDSIKVADKYGITMVFTGVRHFKH, from the coding sequence ATGAAAAAGCGTGCATTAGTAAGTGTTTCAGATAAAACAGGAGTAGTAGAATTTGTTAAAGGTTTACTAGAACAAGGGATTGAAGTTATTTCAACAGGTGGTACGAAAAAATTACTAGAAGAAAATGGTTTACAAGTAATCGGTATTTCTGAAGTAACTGGTTTCCCAGAAATTATGGATGGCCGTGTAAAAACATTACATCCAAATATTCATGGTGGTCTATTAGCAGTTCGTGATAATGAAACACATGTAGCGCAAATGAATGAATTAGGCATTCAACCAATTGACTTTGTTGTTGTTAACTTATACCCATTTAAAGAAACAATCGCTAAGCCTGATGTAACATTTGCTGATGCAATTGAAAATATTGATATTGGTGGCCCAACAATGATTCGCTCTGCTGCGAAAAATCATAAATTTGTATCGGTAATCGTAGATCCAGTAGATTATGATGTTGTATTAGCAGAACTGAAAGAGAACGGCGAAGTAAAAGAAGAGACGAAACGTAAATTAGCAGCGAAAGTATTCCGTCATACAGCGGCATATGATGCGTTAATTTCTAACTACTTAACAGAACAAATGGGTGAAGAAAGTCCAGAAACGTTAACTGTGACGTTTGAGAAAAAGCAAGACTTACGTTATGGAGAGAACCCACATCAAAAGGCTACTTTCTATAAAGCACCATTTGCTGCAACTTCTTCTGTTGCATATGCAGAACAATTACATGGTAAGGAATTATCTTATAACAATATTAATGATGCAGACGCAGCGCTTAGCATCGTAAAAGAATTTACAGAACCAGCAGTAGTAGCGGTAAAACATATGAATCCATGTGGCGTTGGAGTAGGAACTGATATTCACGAGGCATATACTCGTGCTTATGAAGCGGATCCAGTATCAATCTTCGGCGGTATTATTGCAGCAAATCGTGAAATTGATAAAGCTACAGCAGAAAAGTTACACGAAATTTTCTTAGAAATTGTTATCGCTCCTTCGTTCTCGCAAGAAGCTTTAGAAGTGTTGCAAAGCAAGAAGAACTTACGCTTACTAACTGTAAATATTGAAAAAGCGACAAGTGCAAGCAAAAAACTAACTTCTGTACAAGGTGGTCTTCTTGTTCAAGAGGAAGATACGTTATCATTAGATGAGAACACAATTTCAATTCCAACGAAACGTGAACCATCAGAGCAAGAGTGGAAAGATTTAAAACTAGCTTGGAAAGTTGTAAAACATGTGAAATCAAATGCAATTGTTTTAGCGAATGATAACATGACGGTTGGTGTAGGCGCGGGACAGATGAACCGTGTAGGCTCTGCAAAAATTGCAATTACACAAGCTGGCGAAAAAGCACAAGGTAGCGCACTTGCATCTGATGCTTTCTTCCCAATGCCAGATACAGTAGAAGAAGCAGCAAAAGCTGGTATTACAGCAATTATCCAACCAGGTGGATCAATTCGTGATGAGGATTCTATTAAAGTGGCAGATAAGTATGGGATTACGATGGTGTTCACTGGCGTACGTCATTTCAAACACTAA
- the purD gene encoding phosphoribosylamine--glycine ligase produces the protein MNVLVIGRGGREHALAWKFAQSEKVEKVYVAPGNEGMRDVAIPVDIDENDFDALVLFAKENNVELTFVGPEIPLMNGIVDRFKEEGLRVFGPNKAAAVIEGSKAFTKELMKKYNIPTAAYETFTDYDEAVKYIQKVGAPIVVKADGLAAGKGVTVAMTLEEALQAVKEMLQDVKFGVASKKVVIEEFLDGQEFSLMAFVNGTTVHPMVIAQDHKRAFDGDKGPNTGGMGAYSPVPQIPESAVQEAIETVLHPTAKAMIQENRSFTGILYAGLILTNDGPKVIEFNARFGDPETEVVLPRLENDLVDVCNAVLDESELTLQWSEDAVIGVVLASKGYPEAYKKGEVINGLDTLQDVIVFHAGTVMKHGDFVTNGGRVLFVACKANSLQEAKDKVYKEIGKIESDGLFYRSDIGYRAIGHEMTRS, from the coding sequence ATGAATGTTTTAGTAATTGGCCGCGGTGGGCGTGAGCATGCTTTAGCTTGGAAGTTTGCACAATCTGAAAAGGTGGAGAAGGTGTATGTAGCACCAGGTAATGAAGGTATGCGAGATGTTGCAATACCAGTTGATATTGATGAAAATGATTTTGATGCATTAGTTTTATTTGCCAAAGAGAATAATGTTGAATTAACTTTCGTTGGGCCAGAAATTCCGCTTATGAATGGAATTGTTGATCGTTTTAAAGAAGAAGGACTTCGCGTATTTGGTCCGAATAAAGCGGCTGCTGTTATTGAAGGCAGTAAAGCTTTTACGAAAGAGTTGATGAAAAAGTATAATATACCAACTGCTGCATACGAAACTTTTACAGACTATGATGAAGCAGTAAAGTACATTCAAAAAGTTGGTGCGCCAATTGTTGTTAAAGCTGATGGATTAGCTGCTGGTAAAGGTGTAACGGTAGCAATGACGCTTGAAGAGGCATTACAAGCTGTGAAAGAAATGCTACAAGATGTGAAATTCGGCGTGGCAAGTAAGAAGGTCGTTATTGAAGAGTTTTTAGATGGACAAGAATTTTCATTGATGGCATTTGTAAATGGAACAACTGTACATCCGATGGTAATTGCTCAAGACCATAAACGAGCTTTTGATGGCGATAAGGGTCCTAATACAGGTGGAATGGGCGCATATTCTCCAGTACCACAAATTCCAGAATCAGCAGTTCAAGAGGCGATTGAAACAGTATTACACCCAACTGCTAAAGCGATGATCCAAGAAAATCGTTCGTTTACAGGTATTTTATATGCAGGGCTTATTTTAACAAATGATGGTCCAAAGGTAATTGAATTTAATGCTCGCTTTGGTGATCCTGAAACGGAAGTTGTATTACCTCGCTTAGAGAATGATTTAGTTGATGTATGCAACGCTGTGTTAGATGAAAGTGAACTAACTTTACAATGGTCAGAAGATGCTGTTATCGGTGTTGTACTTGCTTCTAAAGGATATCCAGAAGCGTATAAAAAAGGTGAAGTTATTAACGGATTAGATACATTGCAAGATGTGATTGTTTTCCATGCGGGGACAGTAATGAAACACGGTGATTTTGTAACAAATGGTGGCCGTGTATTATTTGTTGCTTGCAAGGCGAATAGTTTACAAGAAGCAAAAGATAAAGTATATAAAGAAATCGGTAAAATTGAGAGTGATGGTCTATTTTATCGAAGTGATATAGGATATCGTGCAATTGGGCATGAGATGACGAGAAGTTAA
- a CDS encoding toxin-antitoxin system HicB family antitoxin → MAKKKSFPLRIDPELHAVIEKWANDEFRSVNAHIEYLLREMAKQKGKLKKDKDA, encoded by the coding sequence ATGGCTAAAAAGAAAAGCTTTCCATTACGTATTGATCCTGAATTACACGCAGTCATCGAAAAATGGGCGAATGATGAGTTTCGTAGCGTCAATGCACACATCGAGTATTTACTTCGAGAAATGGCAAAGCAAAAAGGAAAATTGAAAAAAGATAAAGATGCATAA
- a CDS encoding SPFH domain-containing protein, producing MKEKQVFYVNGFLGVIGILVLAAIGVFCLVQEMFVIAILALILASVLATGIGIVQPNQAKVITFFGNYLGTIRQNGLFLTIPFAFRQTVSLRVENFNSKKLKVNDIEGNPIEIAAVIVYKVVDSAKAMFGVEHYDRFVEIQSETAIRHVATKYPYDNFQDETCITLRGNTEEISEELKRELEARLEIAGVEVLETRLTHLAYATEIAHAMLQRQQAKAVLAARKEIVEGAVKMAKDSIHMLDEEGVLELDDERKANMVNNLLVAIVSDKGAQPVINTGSLY from the coding sequence ATGAAAGAAAAACAAGTATTTTATGTAAATGGGTTTCTGGGTGTTATTGGAATTTTAGTTTTAGCCGCTATCGGTGTATTTTGCCTTGTACAAGAAATGTTTGTAATAGCTATTTTAGCTCTCATATTAGCATCTGTTTTGGCTACAGGCATCGGTATCGTTCAACCGAATCAAGCGAAAGTTATTACGTTCTTCGGTAATTATTTAGGAACAATTCGTCAAAACGGTTTATTTTTAACAATTCCATTTGCATTCCGTCAAACTGTATCTTTACGTGTTGAAAACTTTAATAGTAAGAAATTAAAAGTAAATGATATTGAAGGAAATCCAATTGAAATTGCAGCTGTTATCGTATATAAAGTGGTTGATTCTGCAAAAGCAATGTTTGGTGTTGAGCATTACGATCGATTCGTAGAAATCCAAAGTGAAACAGCAATCCGCCACGTTGCAACAAAATATCCTTACGATAATTTCCAAGATGAAACTTGTATTACGTTACGTGGAAATACTGAGGAAATTTCAGAAGAGCTAAAACGCGAATTAGAAGCGCGTCTTGAAATCGCTGGTGTAGAAGTATTAGAAACTCGTTTAACGCATTTAGCTTACGCAACAGAAATTGCCCATGCAATGCTACAACGTCAACAAGCAAAAGCAGTGTTGGCTGCTAGAAAAGAGATTGTTGAAGGTGCTGTGAAGATGGCCAAAGATTCAATCCATATGTTAGATGAAGAAGGCGTACTGGAACTCGATGACGAGCGTAAAGCAAATATGGTAAATAACTTATTGGTTGCCATCGTTTCAGATAAAGGTGCGCAACCAGTTATTAATACAGGAAGCCTATATTAA
- a CDS encoding YgaP family membrane protein, translated as MKQNIGTINALIRITLGLILFGCSTAKLVRKPWCTWSKVLLWIGAMKIAEGIVRFCPIAEVCKFGKYMSMGAFKMPSMNFTEKGHAKEEVNQTSTHDKPKSNGSYDSSDKEIESAIEEIILAKPL; from the coding sequence ATGAAGCAAAACATCGGTACAATAAACGCTCTAATTCGAATTACACTCGGACTTATCCTCTTCGGTTGTAGTACAGCGAAACTCGTACGCAAACCGTGGTGCACTTGGTCTAAAGTTTTACTATGGATTGGTGCCATGAAAATTGCAGAGGGGATTGTTCGTTTCTGCCCTATTGCTGAAGTATGTAAATTTGGAAAATACATGAGTATGGGCGCATTTAAAATGCCTAGCATGAATTTTACTGAAAAAGGACATGCTAAAGAAGAAGTGAATCAAACTTCTACCCATGACAAACCAAAGTCAAATGGAAGTTACGACTCTTCTGACAAAGAGATTGAGTCAGCGATTGAAGAAATAATCCTGGCCAAACCGCTTTGA
- a CDS encoding heptaprenylglyceryl phosphate synthase gives MYDISGWKHVFKLDPNKELSDEHLEMICESGTDAVIVGGSDGVTIDNVLHMLVSIRRYAVPCVLEVSDVEAITPGFDFYYIPSVLNSRKVEWVTGVHHEALKEFGDIMDWDEIFMEGYCVLNPEAKVAQLTDAKCDLTEDDVIAYARLADKLLHLPIFYLEYSGTYGDIELVKNVKAELKQANLYYGGGISNAEQAKEVAQYADTVVVGNVIYDDIKSALKTVKAVKGE, from the coding sequence ATGTACGATATTTCCGGATGGAAACATGTATTTAAGCTTGATCCAAATAAGGAGTTAAGCGATGAACATTTAGAAATGATTTGTGAGTCTGGAACCGATGCTGTTATTGTAGGCGGAAGTGATGGAGTTACAATTGATAACGTATTACACATGCTAGTTAGCATTCGTAGATATGCAGTTCCTTGCGTGTTAGAGGTTTCTGATGTGGAAGCAATCACACCAGGCTTTGATTTTTATTACATCCCAAGCGTATTAAATAGCCGAAAAGTAGAATGGGTAACAGGTGTTCATCACGAGGCATTGAAAGAATTTGGGGATATTATGGACTGGGACGAAATTTTCATGGAAGGGTATTGTGTTTTAAATCCTGAAGCGAAAGTAGCCCAGCTTACAGATGCAAAATGTGATTTAACAGAAGATGACGTTATTGCATACGCGCGTTTAGCAGACAAGCTATTACATTTACCGATATTCTATTTAGAATATAGCGGTACGTATGGAGATATTGAACTTGTTAAAAATGTAAAAGCAGAATTGAAACAAGCTAATTTATATTATGGCGGTGGCATTTCTAATGCAGAACAAGCGAAAGAAGTAGCGCAGTATGCCGATACAGTAGTTGTTGGAAATGTTATTTATGATGATATAAAATCGGCGTTAAAAACAGTTAAAGCAGTAAAAGGAGAGTAG